The Nitrospira sp. genome contains a region encoding:
- a CDS encoding DUF502 domain-containing protein: MIKAFWRTCVTGLIVLLPAWATFLILSALFTTLDGLVGRYMLNPLPGLGLLLLVLLLIIAGLIADHVIGHNLLARLEQRLEQIPLVQSIYLTLKGMTDVLNFRSRFGRSKVVAFPFPRDGCWALGFVMGAAPPSIQVAPSDTLFMVFVPTAIHPFTGFLAFIPEQALVPINLPPEDAMKMEFSAGFYKPKNGWLGTSQSISS; the protein is encoded by the coding sequence ATGATCAAGGCCTTCTGGCGAACCTGCGTGACTGGACTCATTGTCTTACTCCCTGCCTGGGCTACCTTCTTGATCCTGTCAGCTCTTTTTACCACGCTCGATGGCCTGGTCGGTCGGTACATGTTGAATCCACTCCCCGGGCTTGGCTTGCTCCTTTTGGTTCTGTTACTTATTATTGCCGGGCTCATTGCGGATCATGTGATCGGGCATAATTTATTGGCGCGTTTGGAGCAACGCCTCGAGCAGATCCCGCTGGTGCAGAGCATCTACCTCACATTGAAGGGCATGACCGATGTGCTGAACTTCCGATCTCGATTTGGCCGCAGCAAGGTCGTTGCGTTTCCATTTCCTCGAGATGGCTGCTGGGCGCTAGGGTTTGTGATGGGCGCGGCTCCTCCCTCCATCCAGGTCGCGCCTTCGGACACTCTTTTCATGGTGTTCGTTCCAACCGCCATCCATCCCTTTACCGGATTTCTGGCTTTCATCCCGGAACAGGCGCTCGTCCCGATTAATCTTCCCCCTGAGGACGCCATGAAAATGGAATTTTCAGCAGGTTTCTATAAGCCGAA
- a CDS encoding Trm112 family protein → MSIDSDLLAILCCPETKQPVSVAEASLIEKINAALARGEVKNRGNRPMTGHIDGGLLRADQKILYPIRDSIPVMLIEEGIPLEQLQ, encoded by the coding sequence ATGAGTATTGATTCGGATCTCCTTGCGATTCTCTGTTGCCCTGAGACCAAACAGCCGGTGAGTGTCGCCGAGGCTTCCCTTATTGAAAAGATCAATGCGGCCCTTGCACGTGGGGAAGTGAAAAATAGAGGGAACAGGCCGATGACTGGGCACATCGACGGGGGTCTTCTTCGTGCGGATCAGAAAATCCTTTACCCGATACGAGATAGCATCCCGGTGATGCTGATCGAGGAAGGTATTCCGCTTGAACAACTTCAGTGA